A single window of Symphalangus syndactylus isolate Jambi chromosome 4, NHGRI_mSymSyn1-v2.1_pri, whole genome shotgun sequence DNA harbors:
- the MAP9 gene encoding microtubule-associated protein 9 isoform X2: protein MSDEVFSTTLAYTKSPKVTKRTTFQDELIRAITARSARQRSSEYSDDFDSDEIVSLGDFSDTSADENAVNKKMNDFHISDDEEKNPSKLSFLKTKKSNSNITKDEPVCAIKNEEEMTPDGCEDIVVKSFSESQNKDEEFEKDKIKMKPKPRILSIKSTSSENNSLDTDDHFKPLPRPRSMLKKKSCVEEKDGLEDKETALSEELELHSAPSSLPTPNGIQLEAEKKAFSENLDHEDSCLTSLASSSLKQILGDSFSPGSEGNASGKDPNEEITENHNSLKSDENKESSFSADHVTTAVEKSKESQVTANDLEEEKAKAELIMDDDRTVDPLLSKSQSILISTSATASSKKTIEDRNMKNKKSTSNRASSASARLMTSEFLKKSSSKRRTPSTTTSSHYLGTLKVLDQKPSQKQSIEPDRADNIRAAVYQEWLEKKNVYLHEMHRIKRIESENLRIQNEQKKAAKREEALASFEAWKAMKEKEAKKIAAKKRLEEKNKKKTEEENAARKGEALQAFEKWKEKKMEYLKEKNRKEREYERAKKQKEEETVAEKKKDNLTAVEKWNEKKEAFFKQKEKEKINEKRKEELKRAEKKDKDKQAIDEYEKWLENKERQERIERKQKKRHSFLESEALPPWSPPSRTVFAKGF from the exons atgtcTGATGAAGTTTTTAGCACCACTTTGGCATATACAAAGAGTCCAAAAGTTACCAAAAGAACGACTTTCCAG GATGAGCTAATAAGAGCAATTACAGCTCGCTCAGCCAGACAAAGGAGTTCTGAATACTCAGATGACTTTGACAGTGATGAGATTG tttccttagGTGATTTTTCTGACACTTCAGCAGATGAAAATGCagttaataaaaaaatgaatgacttTCATATATCAGATGATGAAGAAAAGAATCCTTCAAAACTATCGTTTTTGAAAACCAAGAAATCAAACAGTAACATAACCAAAGATGAGCCAGTGTGTGCCAtcaaaaatgaagaggaaatgaCACCTGATGGATGTGAAGACATTGTTGTAAAATCTTTCTCTGAATCTCAAAATAAGGATGAGGaatttgaaaaagacaaaataaaaatgaaacctaAACCCAGAATTCTTTCAATTAAAAGCACATCTTCAG aaaacaacagcctTGACACAGATGATCACTTTAAACCATTACCTCGGCCAAGGagtatgttaaaaaagaaaagttgcgTAGAGGAGAAAGATGGACTAGAAGATAAAGAAACTGCCCTCAGTGAAGAATTGGAGTTACATTCTGCACCTTCTTCCCTTCCAACGCCGAATGGCATACAATTAGAAGCTgagaaaaaagcattctctgaaaacctTGATCATGAG GATTCATGCTTAACAAGTCTAGCATCATCATCACTTAAACAAATTCTTGGAGATTCTTTTTCACCAGGATCTGAGGGAAACGCATCTGGAAAAG ATCCAAATGAAGAAATCACTGAAAACCATAATTCCTTGAAATCAGATGAAAATAAAGAGAGTTCATTTTCAGCAGACCATGTGACTACTGCAGTTGAGAAATCCAAGGAAAGTCAAGTGACTGCTAATGACCTTgaagaagaaaaggcaaaagCGGAACTGATTATGGATGATGACAGAACAGTCGATCCACTACTATCTAAATCTCAGAGTATCTTAATATCTACCAGTGCAACAGCGTCTTCAAAG AAAACAATTGAAGATAGAAATATGAAGAATAAAAAGTCAACAAGTAATAGAGCATCCAGTGCATCTGCCAG ATTAATGACCTCTGAGTTTTTGAAGAAATCTAGTTCTAAAAGGAGAACTCCATCGACAACTACCTCTTCTCACTATTTAGGGACTTTAAAAGTCTTGGACCAAAAACCTTCACAGAAACAGAGCATAGAACCTGATAGAGCAGATAACATAAGGGCAGCTGTTTATCag GAgtggttagaaaagaaaaatgtatatttacatgaaatgcacagaataaaaagaattgaaagtgAAAACTTAAGGATCCAAAATGAACAG AAAAAAGCTGCTAAAAGAGAAGAAGCATTAGCATCATTTGAGGCCTGGAAGgctatgaaagaaaaggaagcaaagaaaatagCTGCCAAAAAGAGgcttgaagaaaaaaacaagaagaaaactgaagaggAAAATGCTGCGAGAAAAGGAGAAGCACTACAA GcttttgaaaaatggaaagagaaaaagatggaatatcttaaagagaaaaatagaaaggagagagaatatgaaagagcaaagaaacagaaagaggaggaaactgTTGccgagaaaaagaaagataatttaacTGCTGTTGAAAAATG GAATGAAAAAAAGGAAGCTTTtttcaagcaaaaggaaaaagaaaaaataaatgagaaaagaaaggaagaactgaaaagagctgagaaaaaagataaagataaacaAGCTATTGATGAATATGAAAAATGGCTG gaaaataaggaaagacaagaaagaattGAACGAAAACAGAAGAAACGTCATTCCTTTCTTGAAAGTGAGGCACTTCCTCCGTGGAGCCCTCCAAGCAGAACTGTGTTCGCAAAAGGGTTTTGA
- the MAP9 gene encoding microtubule-associated protein 9 isoform X1 has protein sequence MSDEVFSTTLAYTKSPKVTKRTTFQDELIRAITARSARQRSSEYSDDFDSDEIVSLGDFSDTSADENAVNKKMNDFHISDDEEKNPSKLSFLKTKKSNSNITKDEPVCAIKNEEEMTPDGCEDIVVKSFSESQNKDEEFEKDKIKMKPKPRILSIKSTSSAENNSLDTDDHFKPLPRPRSMLKKKSCVEEKDGLEDKETALSEELELHSAPSSLPTPNGIQLEAEKKAFSENLDHEDSCLTSLASSSLKQILGDSFSPGSEGNASGKDPNEEITENHNSLKSDENKESSFSADHVTTAVEKSKESQVTANDLEEEKAKAELIMDDDRTVDPLLSKSQSILISTSATASSKKTIEDRNMKNKKSTSNRASSASARLMTSEFLKKSSSKRRTPSTTTSSHYLGTLKVLDQKPSQKQSIEPDRADNIRAAVYQEWLEKKNVYLHEMHRIKRIESENLRIQNEQKKAAKREEALASFEAWKAMKEKEAKKIAAKKRLEEKNKKKTEEENAARKGEALQAFEKWKEKKMEYLKEKNRKEREYERAKKQKEEETVAEKKKDNLTAVEKWNEKKEAFFKQKEKEKINEKRKEELKRAEKKDKDKQAIDEYEKWLENKERQERIERKQKKRHSFLESEALPPWSPPSRTVFAKGF, from the exons atgtcTGATGAAGTTTTTAGCACCACTTTGGCATATACAAAGAGTCCAAAAGTTACCAAAAGAACGACTTTCCAG GATGAGCTAATAAGAGCAATTACAGCTCGCTCAGCCAGACAAAGGAGTTCTGAATACTCAGATGACTTTGACAGTGATGAGATTG tttccttagGTGATTTTTCTGACACTTCAGCAGATGAAAATGCagttaataaaaaaatgaatgacttTCATATATCAGATGATGAAGAAAAGAATCCTTCAAAACTATCGTTTTTGAAAACCAAGAAATCAAACAGTAACATAACCAAAGATGAGCCAGTGTGTGCCAtcaaaaatgaagaggaaatgaCACCTGATGGATGTGAAGACATTGTTGTAAAATCTTTCTCTGAATCTCAAAATAAGGATGAGGaatttgaaaaagacaaaataaaaatgaaacctaAACCCAGAATTCTTTCAATTAAAAGCACATCTTCAG cagaaaacaacagcctTGACACAGATGATCACTTTAAACCATTACCTCGGCCAAGGagtatgttaaaaaagaaaagttgcgTAGAGGAGAAAGATGGACTAGAAGATAAAGAAACTGCCCTCAGTGAAGAATTGGAGTTACATTCTGCACCTTCTTCCCTTCCAACGCCGAATGGCATACAATTAGAAGCTgagaaaaaagcattctctgaaaacctTGATCATGAG GATTCATGCTTAACAAGTCTAGCATCATCATCACTTAAACAAATTCTTGGAGATTCTTTTTCACCAGGATCTGAGGGAAACGCATCTGGAAAAG ATCCAAATGAAGAAATCACTGAAAACCATAATTCCTTGAAATCAGATGAAAATAAAGAGAGTTCATTTTCAGCAGACCATGTGACTACTGCAGTTGAGAAATCCAAGGAAAGTCAAGTGACTGCTAATGACCTTgaagaagaaaaggcaaaagCGGAACTGATTATGGATGATGACAGAACAGTCGATCCACTACTATCTAAATCTCAGAGTATCTTAATATCTACCAGTGCAACAGCGTCTTCAAAG AAAACAATTGAAGATAGAAATATGAAGAATAAAAAGTCAACAAGTAATAGAGCATCCAGTGCATCTGCCAG ATTAATGACCTCTGAGTTTTTGAAGAAATCTAGTTCTAAAAGGAGAACTCCATCGACAACTACCTCTTCTCACTATTTAGGGACTTTAAAAGTCTTGGACCAAAAACCTTCACAGAAACAGAGCATAGAACCTGATAGAGCAGATAACATAAGGGCAGCTGTTTATCag GAgtggttagaaaagaaaaatgtatatttacatgaaatgcacagaataaaaagaattgaaagtgAAAACTTAAGGATCCAAAATGAACAG AAAAAAGCTGCTAAAAGAGAAGAAGCATTAGCATCATTTGAGGCCTGGAAGgctatgaaagaaaaggaagcaaagaaaatagCTGCCAAAAAGAGgcttgaagaaaaaaacaagaagaaaactgaagaggAAAATGCTGCGAGAAAAGGAGAAGCACTACAA GcttttgaaaaatggaaagagaaaaagatggaatatcttaaagagaaaaatagaaaggagagagaatatgaaagagcaaagaaacagaaagaggaggaaactgTTGccgagaaaaagaaagataatttaacTGCTGTTGAAAAATG GAATGAAAAAAAGGAAGCTTTtttcaagcaaaaggaaaaagaaaaaataaatgagaaaagaaaggaagaactgaaaagagctgagaaaaaagataaagataaacaAGCTATTGATGAATATGAAAAATGGCTG gaaaataaggaaagacaagaaagaattGAACGAAAACAGAAGAAACGTCATTCCTTTCTTGAAAGTGAGGCACTTCCTCCGTGGAGCCCTCCAAGCAGAACTGTGTTCGCAAAAGGGTTTTGA
- the MAP9 gene encoding microtubule-associated protein 9 isoform X5, whose translation MNDFHISDDEEKNPSKLSFLKTKKSNSNITKDEPVCAIKNEEEMTPDGCEDIVVKSFSESQNKDEEFEKDKIKMKPKPRILSIKSTSSAENNSLDTDDHFKPLPRPRSMLKKKSCVEEKDGLEDKETALSEELELHSAPSSLPTPNGIQLEAEKKAFSENLDHEDSCLTSLASSSLKQILGDSFSPGSEGNASGKDPNEEITENHNSLKSDENKESSFSADHVTTAVEKSKESQVTANDLEEEKAKAELIMDDDRTVDPLLSKSQSILISTSATASSKKTIEDRNMKNKKSTSNRASSASARLMTSEFLKKSSSKRRTPSTTTSSHYLGTLKVLDQKPSQKQSIEPDRADNIRAAVYQEWLEKKNVYLHEMHRIKRIESENLRIQNEQKKAAKREEALASFEAWKAMKEKEAKKIAAKKRLEEKNKKKTEEENAARKGEALQAFEKWKEKKMEYLKEKNRKEREYERAKKQKEEETVAEKKKDNLTAVEKWNEKKEAFFKQKEKEKINEKRKEELKRAEKKDKDKQAIDEYEKWLENKERQERIERKQKKRHSFLESEALPPWSPPSRTVFAKGF comes from the exons atgaatgacttTCATATATCAGATGATGAAGAAAAGAATCCTTCAAAACTATCGTTTTTGAAAACCAAGAAATCAAACAGTAACATAACCAAAGATGAGCCAGTGTGTGCCAtcaaaaatgaagaggaaatgaCACCTGATGGATGTGAAGACATTGTTGTAAAATCTTTCTCTGAATCTCAAAATAAGGATGAGGaatttgaaaaagacaaaataaaaatgaaacctaAACCCAGAATTCTTTCAATTAAAAGCACATCTTCAG cagaaaacaacagcctTGACACAGATGATCACTTTAAACCATTACCTCGGCCAAGGagtatgttaaaaaagaaaagttgcgTAGAGGAGAAAGATGGACTAGAAGATAAAGAAACTGCCCTCAGTGAAGAATTGGAGTTACATTCTGCACCTTCTTCCCTTCCAACGCCGAATGGCATACAATTAGAAGCTgagaaaaaagcattctctgaaaacctTGATCATGAG GATTCATGCTTAACAAGTCTAGCATCATCATCACTTAAACAAATTCTTGGAGATTCTTTTTCACCAGGATCTGAGGGAAACGCATCTGGAAAAG ATCCAAATGAAGAAATCACTGAAAACCATAATTCCTTGAAATCAGATGAAAATAAAGAGAGTTCATTTTCAGCAGACCATGTGACTACTGCAGTTGAGAAATCCAAGGAAAGTCAAGTGACTGCTAATGACCTTgaagaagaaaaggcaaaagCGGAACTGATTATGGATGATGACAGAACAGTCGATCCACTACTATCTAAATCTCAGAGTATCTTAATATCTACCAGTGCAACAGCGTCTTCAAAG AAAACAATTGAAGATAGAAATATGAAGAATAAAAAGTCAACAAGTAATAGAGCATCCAGTGCATCTGCCAG ATTAATGACCTCTGAGTTTTTGAAGAAATCTAGTTCTAAAAGGAGAACTCCATCGACAACTACCTCTTCTCACTATTTAGGGACTTTAAAAGTCTTGGACCAAAAACCTTCACAGAAACAGAGCATAGAACCTGATAGAGCAGATAACATAAGGGCAGCTGTTTATCag GAgtggttagaaaagaaaaatgtatatttacatgaaatgcacagaataaaaagaattgaaagtgAAAACTTAAGGATCCAAAATGAACAG AAAAAAGCTGCTAAAAGAGAAGAAGCATTAGCATCATTTGAGGCCTGGAAGgctatgaaagaaaaggaagcaaagaaaatagCTGCCAAAAAGAGgcttgaagaaaaaaacaagaagaaaactgaagaggAAAATGCTGCGAGAAAAGGAGAAGCACTACAA GcttttgaaaaatggaaagagaaaaagatggaatatcttaaagagaaaaatagaaaggagagagaatatgaaagagcaaagaaacagaaagaggaggaaactgTTGccgagaaaaagaaagataatttaacTGCTGTTGAAAAATG GAATGAAAAAAAGGAAGCTTTtttcaagcaaaaggaaaaagaaaaaataaatgagaaaagaaaggaagaactgaaaagagctgagaaaaaagataaagataaacaAGCTATTGATGAATATGAAAAATGGCTG gaaaataaggaaagacaagaaagaattGAACGAAAACAGAAGAAACGTCATTCCTTTCTTGAAAGTGAGGCACTTCCTCCGTGGAGCCCTCCAAGCAGAACTGTGTTCGCAAAAGGGTTTTGA
- the MAP9 gene encoding microtubule-associated protein 9 isoform X3 has translation MSDEVFSTTLAYTKSPKVTKRTTFQDELIRAITARSARQRSSEYSDDFDSDEIVSLGDFSDTSADENAVNKKMNDFHISDDEEKNPSKLSFLKTKKSNSNITKDEPVCAIKNEEEMTPDGCEDIVVKSFSESQNKDEEFEKDKIKMKPKPRILSIKSTSSAENNSLDTDDHFKPLPRPRSMLKKKSCVEEKDGLEDKETALSEELELHSAPSSLPTPNGIQLEAEKKAFSENLDHEDSCLTSLASSSLKQILGDSFSPGSEGNASGKDPNEEITENHNSLKSDENKESSFSADHVTTAVEKSKESQVTANDLEEEKAKAELIMDDDRTVDPLLSKSQSILISTSATASSKKTIEDRNMKNKKSTSNRASSASARLMTSEFLKKSSSKRRTPSTTTSSHYLGTLKVLDQKPSQKQSIEPDRADNIRAAVYQEWLEKKNVYLHEMHRIKRIESENLRIQNEQKKAAKREEALASFEAWKAMKEKEAKKIAAKKRLEEKNKKKTEEENAARKGEALQAFEKWKEKKMEYLKEKNRKEREYERAKKQKEEETVAEKKKDNLTAVEKWNEKKEAFFKQKEKEKINEKRKEELKRAEKKDKDKQAIDEYEKWLENKERQERIERKQKKRHSFLETTCSEIN, from the exons atgtcTGATGAAGTTTTTAGCACCACTTTGGCATATACAAAGAGTCCAAAAGTTACCAAAAGAACGACTTTCCAG GATGAGCTAATAAGAGCAATTACAGCTCGCTCAGCCAGACAAAGGAGTTCTGAATACTCAGATGACTTTGACAGTGATGAGATTG tttccttagGTGATTTTTCTGACACTTCAGCAGATGAAAATGCagttaataaaaaaatgaatgacttTCATATATCAGATGATGAAGAAAAGAATCCTTCAAAACTATCGTTTTTGAAAACCAAGAAATCAAACAGTAACATAACCAAAGATGAGCCAGTGTGTGCCAtcaaaaatgaagaggaaatgaCACCTGATGGATGTGAAGACATTGTTGTAAAATCTTTCTCTGAATCTCAAAATAAGGATGAGGaatttgaaaaagacaaaataaaaatgaaacctaAACCCAGAATTCTTTCAATTAAAAGCACATCTTCAG cagaaaacaacagcctTGACACAGATGATCACTTTAAACCATTACCTCGGCCAAGGagtatgttaaaaaagaaaagttgcgTAGAGGAGAAAGATGGACTAGAAGATAAAGAAACTGCCCTCAGTGAAGAATTGGAGTTACATTCTGCACCTTCTTCCCTTCCAACGCCGAATGGCATACAATTAGAAGCTgagaaaaaagcattctctgaaaacctTGATCATGAG GATTCATGCTTAACAAGTCTAGCATCATCATCACTTAAACAAATTCTTGGAGATTCTTTTTCACCAGGATCTGAGGGAAACGCATCTGGAAAAG ATCCAAATGAAGAAATCACTGAAAACCATAATTCCTTGAAATCAGATGAAAATAAAGAGAGTTCATTTTCAGCAGACCATGTGACTACTGCAGTTGAGAAATCCAAGGAAAGTCAAGTGACTGCTAATGACCTTgaagaagaaaaggcaaaagCGGAACTGATTATGGATGATGACAGAACAGTCGATCCACTACTATCTAAATCTCAGAGTATCTTAATATCTACCAGTGCAACAGCGTCTTCAAAG AAAACAATTGAAGATAGAAATATGAAGAATAAAAAGTCAACAAGTAATAGAGCATCCAGTGCATCTGCCAG ATTAATGACCTCTGAGTTTTTGAAGAAATCTAGTTCTAAAAGGAGAACTCCATCGACAACTACCTCTTCTCACTATTTAGGGACTTTAAAAGTCTTGGACCAAAAACCTTCACAGAAACAGAGCATAGAACCTGATAGAGCAGATAACATAAGGGCAGCTGTTTATCag GAgtggttagaaaagaaaaatgtatatttacatgaaatgcacagaataaaaagaattgaaagtgAAAACTTAAGGATCCAAAATGAACAG AAAAAAGCTGCTAAAAGAGAAGAAGCATTAGCATCATTTGAGGCCTGGAAGgctatgaaagaaaaggaagcaaagaaaatagCTGCCAAAAAGAGgcttgaagaaaaaaacaagaagaaaactgaagaggAAAATGCTGCGAGAAAAGGAGAAGCACTACAA GcttttgaaaaatggaaagagaaaaagatggaatatcttaaagagaaaaatagaaaggagagagaatatgaaagagcaaagaaacagaaagaggaggaaactgTTGccgagaaaaagaaagataatttaacTGCTGTTGAAAAATG GAATGAAAAAAAGGAAGCTTTtttcaagcaaaaggaaaaagaaaaaataaatgagaaaagaaaggaagaactgaaaagagctgagaaaaaagataaagataaacaAGCTATTGATGAATATGAAAAATGGCTG gaaaataaggaaagacaagaaagaattGAACGAAAACAGAAGAAACGTCATTCCTTTCTTGAAA
- the MAP9 gene encoding microtubule-associated protein 9 isoform X4 — MSDEVFSTTLAYTKSPKVTKRTTFQDELIRAITARSARQRSSEYSDDFDSDEIVSLGDFSDTSADENAVNKKMNDFHISDDEEKNPSKLSFLKTKKSNSNITKDEPVCAIKNEEEMTPDGCEDIVVKSFSESQNKDEEFEKDKIKMKPKPRILSIKSTSSAENNSLDTDDHFKPLPRPRSMLKKKSCVEEKDGLEDKETALSEELELHSAPSSLPTPNGIQLEAEKKAFSENLDHEDSCLTSLASSSLKQILGDSFSPGSEGNASGKDPNEEITENHNSLKSDENKESSFSADHVTTAVEKSKESQVTANDLEEEKAKAELIMDDDRTVDPLLSKSQSILISTSATASSKKTIEDRNMKNKKSTSNRASSASARLMTSEFLKKSSSKRRTPSTTTSSHYLGTLKVLDQKPSQKQSIEPDRADNIRAAVYQEWLEKKNVYLHEMHRIKRIESENLRIQNEQKKAAKREEALASFEAWKAMKEKEAKKIAAKKRLEEKNKKKTEEENAARKGEALQAFEKWKEKKMEYLKEKNRKEREYERAKKQKEEETVAEKKKDNLTAVEKWNEKKEAFFKQKEKEKINEKRKEELKRAEKKDKDKQAIDEYEKWLIPEESPY, encoded by the exons atgtcTGATGAAGTTTTTAGCACCACTTTGGCATATACAAAGAGTCCAAAAGTTACCAAAAGAACGACTTTCCAG GATGAGCTAATAAGAGCAATTACAGCTCGCTCAGCCAGACAAAGGAGTTCTGAATACTCAGATGACTTTGACAGTGATGAGATTG tttccttagGTGATTTTTCTGACACTTCAGCAGATGAAAATGCagttaataaaaaaatgaatgacttTCATATATCAGATGATGAAGAAAAGAATCCTTCAAAACTATCGTTTTTGAAAACCAAGAAATCAAACAGTAACATAACCAAAGATGAGCCAGTGTGTGCCAtcaaaaatgaagaggaaatgaCACCTGATGGATGTGAAGACATTGTTGTAAAATCTTTCTCTGAATCTCAAAATAAGGATGAGGaatttgaaaaagacaaaataaaaatgaaacctaAACCCAGAATTCTTTCAATTAAAAGCACATCTTCAG cagaaaacaacagcctTGACACAGATGATCACTTTAAACCATTACCTCGGCCAAGGagtatgttaaaaaagaaaagttgcgTAGAGGAGAAAGATGGACTAGAAGATAAAGAAACTGCCCTCAGTGAAGAATTGGAGTTACATTCTGCACCTTCTTCCCTTCCAACGCCGAATGGCATACAATTAGAAGCTgagaaaaaagcattctctgaaaacctTGATCATGAG GATTCATGCTTAACAAGTCTAGCATCATCATCACTTAAACAAATTCTTGGAGATTCTTTTTCACCAGGATCTGAGGGAAACGCATCTGGAAAAG ATCCAAATGAAGAAATCACTGAAAACCATAATTCCTTGAAATCAGATGAAAATAAAGAGAGTTCATTTTCAGCAGACCATGTGACTACTGCAGTTGAGAAATCCAAGGAAAGTCAAGTGACTGCTAATGACCTTgaagaagaaaaggcaaaagCGGAACTGATTATGGATGATGACAGAACAGTCGATCCACTACTATCTAAATCTCAGAGTATCTTAATATCTACCAGTGCAACAGCGTCTTCAAAG AAAACAATTGAAGATAGAAATATGAAGAATAAAAAGTCAACAAGTAATAGAGCATCCAGTGCATCTGCCAG ATTAATGACCTCTGAGTTTTTGAAGAAATCTAGTTCTAAAAGGAGAACTCCATCGACAACTACCTCTTCTCACTATTTAGGGACTTTAAAAGTCTTGGACCAAAAACCTTCACAGAAACAGAGCATAGAACCTGATAGAGCAGATAACATAAGGGCAGCTGTTTATCag GAgtggttagaaaagaaaaatgtatatttacatgaaatgcacagaataaaaagaattgaaagtgAAAACTTAAGGATCCAAAATGAACAG AAAAAAGCTGCTAAAAGAGAAGAAGCATTAGCATCATTTGAGGCCTGGAAGgctatgaaagaaaaggaagcaaagaaaatagCTGCCAAAAAGAGgcttgaagaaaaaaacaagaagaaaactgaagaggAAAATGCTGCGAGAAAAGGAGAAGCACTACAA GcttttgaaaaatggaaagagaaaaagatggaatatcttaaagagaaaaatagaaaggagagagaatatgaaagagcaaagaaacagaaagaggaggaaactgTTGccgagaaaaagaaagataatttaacTGCTGTTGAAAAATG GAATGAAAAAAAGGAAGCTTTtttcaagcaaaaggaaaaagaaaaaataaatgagaaaagaaaggaagaactgaaaagagctgagaaaaaagataaagataaacaAGCTATTGATGAATATGAAAAATGGCTG atccctgaggaatcgccatactga